A genomic window from Gemmatimonas sp. includes:
- a CDS encoding SRPBCC domain-containing protein gives MLVSREPDLFRLAVTLNAGATDAWNVLTAPAGLARWWGGHVTLDTFAGGHLREQWMEGDRTVTTVGRIVVCEPPHVIAFTWADDDWIAVTGVSWQLVNVAEAPSPRCELHLEHRGWLALPDDRRESLMQAHIDGWSTHLSRLAAVLNG, from the coding sequence ATGCTGGTCTCGCGAGAGCCCGATCTCTTCCGGTTGGCCGTCACGCTCAACGCGGGCGCAACCGACGCTTGGAACGTGCTCACCGCTCCTGCCGGTCTGGCCCGCTGGTGGGGTGGCCACGTCACCCTCGACACGTTCGCGGGCGGTCACCTGCGCGAGCAATGGATGGAAGGCGACCGCACGGTTACCACGGTGGGACGGATCGTCGTCTGTGAGCCACCACACGTGATCGCGTTTACGTGGGCCGACGACGACTGGATCGCCGTGACCGGTGTGTCGTGGCAACTCGTAAACGTGGCCGAGGCGCCCTCGCCCCGCTGCGAACTGCACCTCGAACACCGCGGCTGGCTCGCTCTACCCGACGATCGCCGCGAATCACTCATGCAGGCGCACATCGACGGCTGGAGCACGCACCTTTCGCGGCTGGCGGCGGTGCTAAACGGCTAG
- the msrA gene encoding peptide-methionine (S)-S-oxide reductase MsrA, producing MSEKKTEVAILAGGCFWGVEEILRALPGVLDTDVGYTGGWLEHPVYDDTHDSASGHAEAVRIVFDPTVLSFESLLENWFFRLHDPTTLNRQGNDVGTQYRSSIFYTTPEQRETAEIVKARVAQSGLWKRPITTEIAPEATWWTAEGEHQDFLQKNPYGYNCHYMR from the coding sequence ATGAGCGAGAAGAAGACTGAAGTCGCGATCCTGGCCGGCGGATGCTTCTGGGGCGTGGAAGAAATTCTGCGCGCCCTGCCGGGGGTACTCGACACCGACGTGGGCTACACGGGTGGTTGGCTCGAGCACCCGGTGTACGACGACACGCACGACAGCGCATCGGGACACGCCGAAGCGGTGCGCATCGTGTTCGATCCCACGGTGCTGAGCTTCGAGTCGTTGCTGGAGAACTGGTTCTTCCGGTTGCACGACCCGACCACGTTGAACCGTCAAGGCAACGATGTGGGCACGCAGTATCGCTCATCGATTTTCTACACCACGCCGGAGCAGCGTGAGACGGCGGAGATCGTGAAGGCGCGCGTGGCGCAATCGGGCTTATGGAAGCGGCCTATTACAACTGAGATCGCGCCGGAAGCGACGTGGTGGACCGCCGAGGGCGAGCACCAGGATTTCCTGCAGAAGAATCCGTACGGGTACAATTGTCATTACATGCGGTAA
- the msrB gene encoding peptide-methionine (R)-S-oxide reductase MsrB, with translation MSDFKKPPVDELARTLTREQFTVTQQSGTEPPFRNAFWDHHEDGIYVDIVSGEPLFSSLDKFDSGCGWPSFTKPVAPQVLEKEDRTHGMRRVEVRSKDADSHLGHVFDDGPREAGGLRYCINSASLRFIPLEQLEAEGYGDFRKLFV, from the coding sequence ATGTCAGATTTCAAAAAGCCTCCTGTTGACGAACTGGCTCGGACGCTCACGCGCGAGCAGTTCACGGTCACCCAGCAGTCGGGAACCGAGCCGCCATTCCGCAATGCATTCTGGGATCACCACGAAGACGGCATCTACGTCGATATCGTGAGTGGTGAGCCGCTGTTTTCGTCGCTCGACAAATTCGACTCCGGTTGCGGCTGGCCGAGCTTTACGAAGCCGGTGGCACCGCAGGTGCTGGAGAAGGAAGACCGCACGCACGGTATGCGCCGGGTGGAAGTGCGGTCGAAGGATGCCGACTCGCATCTGGGTCACGTGTTCGACGACGGCCCGCGCGAAGCCGGTGGGCTTCGCTACTGCATCAACTCCGCGTCATTGCGTTTCATTCCGCTCGAGCAGCTCGAAGCGGAAGGGTATGGCGATTTCCGCAAGTTGTTCGTATGA
- a CDS encoding protein adenylyltransferase SelO family protein → MQNLRFDNRFVTELPGDPDRSNRRRQVLGAAWSAAAPTPVAGPALVAHAHEVAALVGIAEPDVQSPAFARVFAGNELLPGMAPFAACYGGHQFGNWAGQLGDGRAMSLGEVVNAAGERWELQLKGAGPTPYSRTADGRAVLRSSIREFLCSEAMHHLGVPTTRALSLVTTGDQVVRDMFYNGNAAPEPGAIVCRVAPSFIRFGNFEILAARDDLALLTQLVDFTIARDFPQLAGIADTTERRVAWFAEVCERTAHMIVHWMRVGFVHGVMNTDNMSILGLTIDYGPYGWLDNFDPTWTPNTTDASTRRYRFGQQPAIAQWNLVRLAEAIAPLFETGDVLQSALERFGDVYMAEYEAMNAAKFGFVARGEAEQLLVRESFALLYEAEVDYTLFFRALGDIGDTLPVDNAISALGDVFYDDAKRDAKAGALDAWLHRWHALVSTHGRSADERRVAMHAVNPRYVLRNYLAQQAIDAATEGDASLVHTLLDVMRRPYDEQPERAHFAARRPEWARVKAGCSMLSCSS, encoded by the coding sequence GTGCAGAATCTCCGCTTCGACAATCGCTTCGTCACCGAGCTCCCCGGAGACCCTGACCGGTCGAACCGACGCCGGCAGGTGCTCGGTGCCGCCTGGAGCGCGGCCGCTCCCACTCCCGTGGCCGGCCCCGCGCTGGTCGCCCACGCGCACGAGGTCGCCGCGCTGGTCGGGATCGCTGAGCCTGACGTGCAGTCACCGGCGTTTGCCCGCGTGTTCGCGGGGAACGAGCTGCTGCCCGGCATGGCCCCGTTTGCAGCCTGCTACGGCGGGCATCAGTTCGGGAACTGGGCCGGCCAGCTGGGCGACGGACGGGCCATGTCGCTGGGTGAAGTCGTGAACGCCGCCGGAGAGCGGTGGGAGCTGCAGCTCAAGGGCGCCGGTCCCACACCGTACTCACGCACCGCCGACGGCCGCGCCGTGCTGCGCTCGTCGATTCGCGAGTTCCTGTGCAGCGAAGCGATGCATCATCTGGGCGTGCCGACCACCCGCGCCCTGTCGCTCGTGACGACCGGTGACCAAGTCGTGCGTGACATGTTCTACAACGGCAACGCGGCACCGGAACCGGGCGCCATCGTGTGTCGTGTGGCGCCGTCGTTCATCCGCTTCGGCAACTTCGAGATTCTCGCCGCGCGCGATGACCTCGCGTTGCTGACGCAGCTCGTCGATTTCACCATCGCGCGCGACTTTCCGCAGTTGGCTGGTATCGCCGATACCACCGAGCGTCGCGTGGCGTGGTTCGCCGAGGTGTGCGAACGCACCGCCCACATGATCGTGCACTGGATGCGCGTGGGCTTCGTGCACGGCGTGATGAACACCGACAACATGTCGATCCTGGGACTCACGATCGACTACGGTCCGTACGGGTGGCTCGACAACTTCGATCCCACGTGGACGCCCAACACCACCGACGCCAGCACGCGGCGCTATCGCTTCGGTCAGCAGCCGGCGATCGCGCAGTGGAACCTCGTGCGTCTGGCCGAGGCCATAGCGCCTCTCTTCGAGACGGGCGACGTGTTGCAGAGCGCCCTCGAGCGGTTCGGCGACGTATACATGGCCGAGTACGAAGCGATGAACGCCGCTAAGTTCGGGTTCGTAGCGCGCGGTGAGGCCGAGCAGCTGCTGGTACGTGAAAGTTTCGCGTTGTTGTACGAGGCGGAGGTGGACTACACGCTGTTCTTCCGCGCGCTCGGCGACATCGGCGACACCTTGCCGGTGGACAACGCGATCAGCGCACTCGGCGACGTGTTCTACGACGACGCCAAACGTGACGCCAAGGCCGGCGCACTCGATGCGTGGTTGCATCGCTGGCACGCGCTGGTGTCAACGCATGGTCGCAGCGCGGACGAGCGCCGCGTGGCGATGCACGCCGTGAATCCGCGCTATGTACTGCGCAATTATCTGGCGCAGCAGGCCATCGACGCCGCAACCGAAGGTGATGCGTCACTCGTGCACACGTTGCTCGACGTCATGCGGCGGCCGTATGACGAGCAGCCCGAACGTGCACACTTCGCCGCGCGCCGACCGGAGTGGGCGCGGGTGAAGGCGGGGTGTTCGATGTTGAGCTGCAGTTCGTAG
- a CDS encoding molybdopterin cofactor-binding domain-containing protein, with protein MKRRTFLLAGLGTGGALFLGWALLPPRQRLVGSTLPESGGTDTGGKAVALNGWLIIAPDDTITVVVPKAEMGQGTHTALAMLMAEELDCDWARVRVEHSPIDKIYGNVSALVEGLPFAPEADDTLVRGIRWMMAKTARELGVMMTGGSSSVRDCWMPMREAGASARASLIAAAAASWGVAASTCRAEQGAVISADGRRLRFGELAAQAVQHRPSTITLKAAANFTVVGKPMPRLDSAAKSNGTATYGIDVSMPNMLYAAVVMSPFGASTAPSATAAQMARSRTMPGVRAVVSLPGSRYGDPPALAVVAESWWQAHKAAQALATATAAGTTAGSSAVSTVTVLQDIRSTLRNDDGMPLRVYGGAKKVLAAASRTVDATYEAPYLAHATMEPMNATVRVSNDGAELWTGTQVPGYARAAVAHVLGLDDERVTVHQHILGGGFGRRLDVDYIAQAAAIAKTAPGVPVQLIWSREDDIRHDFYRPATMSRLRAALDAEGRVTAFLTHSAGQAPFKAYSKRVGFLLTQSGPDRTSSEGTWDQPYAFPALHASHSETESAIPVGSWRSVGHSHQAFFVECFIDELASAAKQDPAAYRAAMLQSHPRALRVLQLATEKSGWGTPLTPAPDGRPRARGIALHAAFGSIVAEVAEVSVAADGRIRVHRVVAAVDCGLAVNPNIITQQIESGIIDGLSAALNGELVIEGGAPRQSNFQDYRLLRINECPVIETHIVPSLDVPSGVGEPGLPPIAPAVANALFMLTGTRLRSLPLRMPSEASS; from the coding sequence ATGAAACGCCGCACTTTTTTGCTGGCCGGGCTGGGTACCGGAGGTGCGCTGTTCCTGGGCTGGGCGCTGCTCCCCCCGCGTCAGCGGCTCGTCGGGAGCACACTCCCCGAAAGCGGTGGCACCGATACCGGCGGCAAGGCCGTCGCGCTCAACGGCTGGCTCATCATCGCCCCTGATGACACGATCACGGTGGTCGTGCCCAAAGCCGAGATGGGTCAGGGCACGCACACCGCGTTGGCGATGCTCATGGCCGAAGAACTCGATTGCGATTGGGCCCGGGTGCGGGTGGAGCACAGCCCGATCGACAAGATCTACGGCAATGTCTCGGCACTGGTAGAGGGGCTGCCCTTCGCCCCCGAAGCCGATGACACGCTCGTGCGCGGGATCCGCTGGATGATGGCCAAGACCGCGCGTGAGCTGGGCGTGATGATGACGGGTGGATCGTCGAGTGTGCGCGATTGCTGGATGCCGATGCGTGAAGCTGGCGCGTCGGCGCGGGCGTCACTGATTGCCGCCGCGGCCGCCAGTTGGGGTGTCGCGGCATCCACGTGTCGCGCCGAACAGGGTGCGGTGATCAGTGCCGACGGTCGTCGGTTGCGCTTCGGCGAACTGGCGGCGCAAGCGGTGCAGCATCGCCCCAGCACAATCACGCTCAAGGCCGCCGCCAACTTCACCGTGGTCGGCAAACCGATGCCGCGTCTCGATTCGGCGGCCAAATCGAATGGCACTGCGACGTATGGCATCGACGTATCGATGCCCAACATGCTGTATGCCGCCGTGGTCATGAGTCCGTTCGGTGCCAGCACGGCACCGTCGGCTACGGCAGCGCAGATGGCCCGGAGCCGCACGATGCCTGGTGTGCGGGCCGTGGTGTCGCTGCCCGGCAGCAGGTACGGCGATCCACCAGCGCTGGCGGTGGTGGCCGAGTCCTGGTGGCAGGCGCACAAGGCGGCGCAAGCATTGGCAACGGCGACCGCAGCGGGAACGACTGCAGGCAGCAGCGCGGTGTCGACCGTAACCGTGCTGCAGGACATTCGCAGCACGCTGCGCAACGACGACGGCATGCCGCTGCGCGTTTACGGTGGCGCCAAGAAAGTACTCGCGGCGGCATCACGCACCGTCGACGCCACATACGAAGCACCGTACCTCGCGCACGCCACGATGGAGCCGATGAACGCTACGGTACGTGTGTCGAACGACGGGGCCGAGCTGTGGACCGGCACGCAGGTCCCAGGCTACGCGCGCGCTGCGGTGGCGCACGTGCTTGGCCTCGACGACGAACGGGTCACCGTGCATCAGCACATCCTCGGTGGCGGCTTCGGTCGACGGCTTGATGTGGACTACATCGCGCAGGCCGCAGCGATCGCGAAGACGGCGCCGGGAGTGCCCGTGCAGCTGATCTGGTCGCGCGAAGACGACATACGACACGACTTCTATCGTCCGGCCACGATGTCTCGGTTGCGCGCGGCGCTCGACGCCGAGGGACGCGTCACGGCATTCCTGACGCATTCCGCCGGACAAGCGCCGTTCAAAGCGTACAGCAAGCGCGTCGGGTTCCTGCTCACGCAGTCGGGGCCCGATCGTACGTCGAGCGAAGGCACGTGGGATCAACCCTATGCCTTTCCCGCGCTGCACGCGTCGCACAGTGAAACCGAGAGTGCGATTCCCGTGGGCTCGTGGCGCAGCGTGGGGCACTCGCATCAGGCATTCTTCGTGGAGTGCTTCATCGACGAACTCGCATCGGCCGCCAAGCAGGATCCGGCGGCGTATCGGGCCGCCATGCTGCAGTCGCATCCGCGCGCGTTGCGTGTGTTGCAGCTCGCGACGGAGAAGAGTGGCTGGGGTACACCACTCACGCCGGCACCGGACGGCCGCCCCCGTGCGCGCGGCATCGCGCTGCACGCCGCCTTCGGTTCGATCGTGGCGGAAGTCGCCGAAGTCTCGGTGGCGGCCGACGGGCGCATTCGCGTACATCGCGTGGTAGCTGCGGTCGACTGTGGACTCGCGGTGAATCCGAACATCATCACGCAGCAAATCGAGAGCGGTATCATCGACGGACTTTCGGCCGCTCTCAACGGCGAACTGGTGATCGAGGGCGGCGCGCCGCGCCAGTCGAACTTTCAGGACTATCGGTTGCTTCGCATCAACGAATGCCCCGTGATCGAAACACATATTGTGCCCAGTCTCGACGTGCCGTCTGGCGTTGGCGAGCCGGGACTTCCACCCATCGCGCCGGCCGTAGCGAACGCGCTGTTCATGCTCACCGGCACGCGCCTGCGCTCGCTGCCGTTACGTATGCCCAGTGAGGCCTCGTCATGA
- a CDS encoding 2Fe-2S iron-sulfur cluster-binding protein codes for MTAPNVDPIALVVNGTPASVTVDADTPLLWVLRQTLGLPGTKFGCGIAACGACMVHVDGVPVPSCVTPVSAVAGKAITTIEGLHGPVAEAVQGSWAALDVPQCGYCQSGQVMSAVALLNAKATPTDDDIDTAMQANLCRCGTYPRIRAAIHRAAEALPTLSKGSTG; via the coding sequence ATGACGGCGCCGAACGTTGATCCGATCGCGCTGGTGGTGAACGGCACTCCGGCGTCGGTCACCGTCGATGCCGACACGCCGTTGCTCTGGGTGTTGCGGCAGACGCTTGGGCTACCCGGCACGAAGTTCGGCTGCGGCATCGCGGCGTGCGGTGCGTGCATGGTGCACGTAGACGGCGTGCCCGTGCCCTCGTGCGTCACGCCGGTGTCGGCCGTCGCTGGCAAGGCGATCACCACCATCGAAGGACTTCACGGACCAGTAGCAGAAGCGGTGCAAGGCAGTTGGGCCGCGCTCGACGTACCGCAGTGCGGGTACTGTCAGTCGGGACAGGTGATGTCGGCCGTGGCGCTGCTGAACGCAAAAGCGACACCGACCGATGACGACATCGACACGGCCATGCAGGCGAATCTCTGCCGATGCGGCACGTATCCACGCATTCGCGCCGCGATTCATCGTGCCGCGGAGGCGCTCCCTACACTTTCCAAAGGATCGACCGGATGA
- a CDS encoding DUF1080 domain-containing protein, translating into MTRHFAIVSAALIASLSMTAGAQANAPVIGRWDLTVQGDNGPYPSWVEVSLSGNRTLVGRFVAGGGSARPIAKVTYTNNTMRFAIPPQWDAANNDMTFEGTVANDLLTGTIVTSGGERQAFTGKRAPALRRATAPVWGAPVTLFNGRDLSGWTSFGGTNNWKVVSSVLTNSKPGANLMTDAKYTDFTLHIEFRYPKNGNSGVYLRGRHEVQVEDISDTELNSTHIGGVYGFLVPNENAAKGPGVWNTYDITLIGRRVTVVLNGKTVIADQVIPGITGGALDSDEGAPGPIYLQGDHTTVEYRNLVITPVKP; encoded by the coding sequence ATGACCCGCCATTTCGCCATCGTGAGTGCTGCCCTCATCGCTTCGCTCTCAATGACCGCCGGTGCTCAGGCCAACGCCCCCGTGATCGGACGATGGGATCTCACGGTGCAAGGCGACAACGGGCCGTATCCGTCGTGGGTGGAAGTGTCGCTGTCGGGAAATCGCACGCTGGTGGGCCGCTTCGTGGCCGGCGGCGGCAGTGCACGACCGATTGCGAAGGTCACCTACACCAACAACACCATGCGCTTCGCCATCCCGCCGCAGTGGGATGCCGCGAACAACGACATGACATTCGAGGGCACGGTGGCCAACGACCTGCTCACCGGCACCATCGTGACGTCGGGCGGCGAACGTCAAGCGTTCACGGGCAAGCGCGCACCGGCGTTACGTCGTGCGACCGCGCCGGTCTGGGGCGCACCGGTCACGTTGTTCAATGGCCGTGATCTGAGCGGTTGGACATCGTTCGGCGGCACGAACAACTGGAAGGTGGTGAGCTCGGTGCTCACCAACTCCAAGCCCGGCGCCAACCTGATGACCGACGCCAAGTACACCGACTTCACGCTGCACATCGAGTTCCGCTACCCGAAGAACGGCAACAGCGGCGTGTATCTGCGCGGCCGGCACGAAGTGCAGGTCGAAGACATCAGTGACACCGAGCTCAACTCGACGCACATCGGTGGCGTGTACGGATTTCTCGTGCCCAACGAGAACGCAGCCAAGGGCCCGGGCGTGTGGAACACGTATGACATCACGCTCATCGGTCGTCGCGTGACGGTGGTGCTGAATGGCAAGACCGTCATCGCCGATCAGGTCATTCCCGGCATCACCGGCGGCGCGCTCGACAGCGACGAAGGGGCGCCGGGGCCGATCTATCTGCAGGGCGATCACACCACGGTGGAGTATCGCAACCTCGTGATCACGCCGGTCAAGCCGTAA
- a CDS encoding molybdopterin-dependent oxidoreductase translates to MNAPTDRRMFLRLLSLGLSAPLIAACNAQGTPGMLQLLDLVGTKNEKLERWLLSRAGNDRVKPGVRVAGAKFPSYFISDSVPTWDPAVSGAWQLVVDGAVRTPLRLDLTQLQRLATRTQTVNHYCVEGWTAAVKFQGVPMSTLAKMVQPTRDAGFVDFSSFDEDYHESWDIESTMHPQTMVAIAKDGELLSPRYGAPARVHSPVKLGYKNTKYLTRITFMPKANGGYWSDLGYEWYGGT, encoded by the coding sequence ATGAATGCGCCCACCGATCGTCGGATGTTTCTGCGGCTGCTCAGTCTCGGGCTGTCGGCCCCACTGATCGCCGCGTGCAACGCACAGGGTACGCCGGGCATGCTGCAGCTGCTCGATCTCGTGGGCACCAAGAACGAGAAGTTGGAGCGCTGGCTGCTGAGTCGCGCCGGCAACGACCGCGTGAAGCCCGGCGTGCGCGTGGCGGGCGCGAAATTCCCGAGCTACTTCATCTCCGACAGTGTGCCGACGTGGGACCCGGCGGTGTCTGGTGCGTGGCAGCTCGTAGTCGATGGTGCCGTGCGCACGCCGCTGCGACTCGACTTAACACAGCTGCAACGACTGGCCACGCGCACGCAGACGGTGAATCACTACTGCGTGGAGGGATGGACCGCCGCTGTGAAGTTTCAGGGGGTACCCATGTCCACACTGGCCAAGATGGTGCAGCCCACGCGCGACGCCGGCTTCGTAGACTTCTCGTCGTTCGACGAGGACTACCACGAAAGCTGGGACATCGAGAGCACGATGCATCCGCAAACCATGGTGGCCATCGCCAAAGACGGAGAACTGCTGTCGCCGCGCTACGGCGCACCGGCGCGCGTGCACTCACCGGTGAAGCTGGGGTACAAGAACACCAAGTACCTCACGCGCATCACCTTCATGCCGAAGGCGAACGGTGGGTACTGGAGTGATCTGGGCTACGAGTGGTACGGCGGGACGTGA
- a CDS encoding cytochrome b/b6 domain-containing protein has protein sequence MSNSRRHHPIARITHWVSAIALTVMAASGMRIFNAAPFFARKGDAPFAWWPWEGTPIPAVLTLGGWLGGARHWHFAMMWLLVANALVYLVHLFRHGRWRTIVPRVNAWRDAIEMARFYLYVRKDHPVQGKHNALQQYAYTSMLVIGAVMVTSGVAIWKPVSLSWLTNLYGGYALARWWHFAAMLALGLLVLVHVIMVFTVDPYALRAMTTGGYDEDRWSPEARNARPLSNLLPRSKKP, from the coding sequence ATGTCCAACTCCCGCCGTCATCATCCCATCGCCCGGATCACCCATTGGGTCAGTGCCATCGCACTGACCGTCATGGCGGCCTCCGGTATGCGCATTTTCAACGCCGCGCCATTCTTTGCGCGCAAAGGCGACGCGCCGTTTGCGTGGTGGCCTTGGGAGGGCACGCCTATTCCCGCGGTACTCACCCTCGGCGGCTGGCTCGGCGGGGCGCGCCACTGGCACTTCGCGATGATGTGGCTGCTGGTGGCGAACGCGCTGGTGTATCTGGTGCACCTGTTTCGCCACGGACGGTGGCGGACGATTGTCCCGCGCGTGAATGCCTGGCGCGATGCGATCGAGATGGCGCGCTTCTACCTGTACGTGCGCAAGGATCACCCCGTGCAGGGCAAGCACAACGCGCTGCAGCAGTACGCGTACACCAGCATGCTGGTGATCGGCGCCGTGATGGTGACGAGTGGCGTCGCGATCTGGAAGCCGGTGTCGTTGTCGTGGCTCACCAATCTGTACGGTGGCTATGCGCTTGCACGGTGGTGGCACTTCGCCGCCATGCTGGCGCTCGGGCTGCTGGTGCTGGTGCACGTGATCATGGTGTTCACCGTCGATCCATACGCCCTGCGCGCCATGACCACAGGCGGTTACGACGAAGACCGGTGGTCGCCGGAAGCGCGCAACGCGCGCCCGTTGTCGAATCTGCTGCCGCGGAGCAAGAAGCCATGA
- a CDS encoding sigma-70 family RNA polymerase sigma factor: protein MTDRDAEFERRALTCLPDVARFARSLTRNDSAADDLVQETFLRAYRGYASFQQGSDVRRWLFSICHHAFLRIQEREQRVVLSSDGDDAELETMGAVMGHVAAQRTGLDAYVCSIDVGPAIREAIEQLAAPYRAAVTLVDVEGLSYEEAAQVAEVPIGTIRSRLFRARRLLQEQLFEYARDLGVTKAAVSNPSTRPDS, encoded by the coding sequence ATGACCGATCGCGACGCCGAATTCGAGCGACGTGCGTTGACCTGTCTTCCCGACGTCGCGCGCTTTGCCCGGTCCCTCACCCGTAACGACAGCGCCGCCGACGATCTCGTGCAGGAAACCTTCCTGCGCGCCTATCGCGGCTACGCGTCGTTTCAGCAGGGCTCCGACGTGCGACGCTGGCTGTTCAGCATCTGTCATCACGCCTTTCTCCGCATTCAGGAGCGCGAGCAGCGGGTGGTGCTCTCGAGCGACGGCGACGACGCCGAGCTCGAGACGATGGGCGCCGTGATGGGGCATGTGGCAGCGCAACGCACGGGGCTCGATGCCTACGTGTGCAGCATCGATGTCGGGCCGGCCATCCGCGAGGCCATCGAGCAGCTCGCTGCGCCGTATCGGGCGGCGGTCACGCTGGTCGATGTGGAAGGGCTGTCGTACGAAGAAGCCGCGCAGGTCGCCGAGGTGCCTATTGGCACAATCCGCTCTCGGCTCTTCCGCGCACGGCGATTGCTGCAAGAACAACTGTTCGAGTATGCCCGTGACCTCGGCGTCACCAAGGCTGCGGTATCCAACCCGTCAACCCGCCCCGACTCATGA
- a CDS encoding zf-HC2 domain-containing protein — protein sequence MTTSTDVAPEPIDCRTAVQRLWDYLDHELDATRMAEVAAHVERCAACGEHFQFARTFLSALSSSQRESVGSDRPDPNALRSRVVEALQREGFSLGA from the coding sequence ATGACCACATCCACCGACGTCGCGCCGGAGCCGATCGACTGCCGTACGGCCGTGCAGCGCCTCTGGGACTATCTCGACCATGAGCTCGATGCCACGCGCATGGCCGAAGTGGCGGCGCACGTGGAGCGGTGTGCGGCGTGCGGCGAGCACTTTCAGTTCGCGCGCACCTTTCTCAGTGCCCTGTCCTCGAGCCAGCGCGAGTCTGTCGGCAGCGACCGTCCGGACCCGAATGCCCTGCGCTCGCGCGTGGTGGAAGCGCTGCAGCGCGAAGGGTTTTCCTTGGGCGCGTAA
- a CDS encoding DUF4126 domain-containing protein — protein MAPEYCAGVAGGTALWYLSYMRPDAFLTSDALLGVAIGLGLAAAAGFRVFVPLLAAAIAAKTGVLELSPGFLWLATTPAIAALAIATLLEIGAYTVPWIDQLLDVIATPTALVAGMLAAASVVVDLPPLVKWSVVLIAGGAAGITQGASVLTRFKSTTLTGGVGNPVVSTMELIGAVLTSVLAIFLPLVALLAVVMSLVLVTRKVGRIAFGRRAARAIAPPSAPPGSGPPRIPRGGR, from the coding sequence ATGGCACCAGAGTACTGTGCAGGCGTCGCGGGCGGAACGGCGCTGTGGTATCTCTCGTACATGCGACCGGATGCGTTCCTCACGAGTGATGCCCTGCTGGGTGTGGCGATCGGACTCGGTCTGGCGGCGGCCGCGGGCTTCCGGGTGTTCGTGCCCCTGCTGGCGGCGGCCATTGCGGCGAAAACCGGTGTGCTGGAGCTCTCACCCGGCTTTCTCTGGTTGGCCACCACACCGGCCATTGCCGCGCTGGCCATCGCGACGCTGCTGGAGATCGGCGCCTACACCGTGCCGTGGATCGATCAGCTGCTCGACGTGATCGCGACGCCCACGGCGCTCGTGGCCGGCATGCTGGCGGCGGCGTCGGTGGTGGTGGATTTGCCCCCACTCGTGAAGTGGAGCGTGGTGCTCATCGCGGGTGGGGCGGCTGGCATCACGCAGGGCGCGTCGGTGCTCACGCGCTTCAAGTCGACGACGCTCACCGGTGGCGTGGGCAATCCCGTGGTGTCGACTATGGAGCTGATCGGCGCCGTGCTCACGAGTGTGCTGGCGATCTTCCTGCCGCTCGTGGCGCTGCTGGCGGTGGTGATGTCGCTGGTGCTGGTGACGCGCAAGGTTGGACGTATCGCTTTTGGTCGCCGGGCCGCGCGTGCCATCGCGCCGCCCAGTGCTCCGCCTGGATCTGGTCCCCCGCGCATTCCGCGCGGCGGCCGGTAG
- a CDS encoding DUF6524 family protein, with the protein MANGPGPAGIATRLFAALVLVFATYNPEGYSFYHWAIAPLLGHTTSTGPASVKFLVGILLLGGWGVFLNATRRSIGMGGAALVIAISGALVWILLDFGIVSAGSARGISYVVLLCLSVLLAVGMSWSHVSKSMSGQVDMDQTD; encoded by the coding sequence ATGGCTAACGGACCCGGTCCCGCCGGCATCGCCACTCGGCTTTTCGCCGCCCTCGTGCTGGTGTTCGCCACGTACAATCCCGAAGGATACTCGTTTTACCACTGGGCTATCGCGCCACTATTAGGACATACTACGAGCACTGGCCCGGCATCAGTCAAGTTCTTGGTGGGGATCCTGCTGCTCGGTGGATGGGGAGTGTTCCTGAACGCCACCCGCCGCTCGATCGGCATGGGCGGAGCCGCGCTGGTGATCGCGATCTCGGGCGCCCTGGTGTGGATCCTCCTCGACTTCGGCATCGTGAGCGCCGGATCGGCCCGCGGGATTTCGTATGTCGTGCTGCTCTGCCTGTCCGTGCTGCTCGCGGTCGGGATGAGCTGGTCGCACGTGTCGAAGTCGATGAGTGGACAGGTCGACATGGACCAGACGGACTGA